From the genome of Oryza glaberrima chromosome 1, OglaRS2, whole genome shotgun sequence:
atatcacGTGGTACCTCACAGGTATCATCTTGTCCAAACGAGAACCCATGATAATAGCCCCTTATCGACAAAGTTTGGTTTGCCAGTTCCATTGATCTCTGTTGCCATTACCCTTATTCCCCCTTTCCTAAGTTGATGAGCGATAACTCTTATTCTCTCTTTCCTAAGTGGATCGAGCGGTGATGCATGGCAGACGTTTATCACTCTCCATTCCCAATGAGCTCTATCCGTGCCTGCCCTGATACTGATAGAGCGGGTGACATAGGGAGTTACCGACACAATATTTTTCATACCAAATCCCTATAAAGTTGACCTCTCCCTTGAACTTCTGTCATGTGGTGTCCCTGGAAGAAATATAAGTGGAGAATTGGGACCAGGCCGAAGGAGATTGGAGCCTAAAGATGAGAGACTTCAACGGATTCTATGAAATTCTCAGGAAATCCAAAAGAAACAGGAAGAGGAACTACTCTGAATAGTTGATAAATTTGTAAGATCCTTCACAGGAGTTAGATGTGGAATCCAACAAACAACACGAGTACAGTGTTACCCCTCCAAGTGTTCCAAACCTGTATAATTCTCACTTGTTCATCTGTTTCACTTCGAATAGGGGCCCAAGCTGTCCATCTGATGCGACTAGCCCCTCAGCCGAACTCAGAGGAGGGGGTCCCATCGGATCTCTGATATCGACGTACACACgctaacatatactccctccgtttcaaaatgtttaacaccgttgacttttcagcacatgtttgaccgttcgtcttattaaaaaaatttgtgaaatatgtaaaactatatatgtacatgaaagtatatttaacaatgaatcaaatgatatgaaaagaataaataattacttgctccatccgttttataatgtaagtcattctagcatttcctatattcatatagaggttagtgaatctatatagatatatatgtctagattcactaacctccatatgaatgtggaaaatggtagaatgacttacattatgaaacggagggagtatattttttttgaataagacgaatggtcaaacacgtattaaaaatcaacggtgtcaaatattttgaaacggagggagtatttttcttGAAAGATACATAGTTTGCTTTATTTTATCGGTAGGCCCTAAATTTTGCTTCAACATTCGCCACTATGGTCAACAGCTGGTTGCTGGCTAGTTACCTCTCCGCCAAATCCAGTAAGTTGAAAAGACATTGCAAGTAATGTTGTGGCAGATTATATGGATCCATGTGGTCTGACCGAAGAACTGAGCTTTAAGCCTTTAACCAACACGATCGAGCCTTAACTTTTCGTTTAGTGGGGTAGGCGATGTGTAGCATCTGCATCGTCTTGGGcgaccagctagctagctggactACAGGTCGTTCACTGAGCGGAACCGCGGACAGAAATCACGTAACCAGAAGTGGGAAGAATTTGTGCCTACTTTTACAGTTACTCGGTGTAGTTCAGTTTGTTGATTGTATGTTATTGCTGAAATAAAGTAGGTGCAGAACCGAGAGAAAGAATGCTTTGCCTACTGCTAGCACTGACCAAACCTAAGTTTTACTAAGGTATTTATTCAGTTCGTTGATATGTTATTGCTTAAATAAAGTCGCGTGTTTGTATGCCGAACTCTCTCCTTGGGAGGCTTGGGCTTGTGCTGGCAAaaagaacacaaaaaaaaaaaaggagaacgCCCACCGTGGGGCTCGAACCCACGACCAGGTTAAGAGCCTTGCGCTCTGCCGACTGGGCTAGACGGGCAGCTTGAATTTAATCGGATCGTTTTCATTCTCTAACGAGACAAGGACCAAACAAGCCACATACAGTATCACATATGCTACATAATTGATTTAACCCACACGAAATCACCTATTACAATCCTTATTTACTAACTCAGCGTTTAAAAATAACATACTAGATGAACTGTGGCATGAGCTCATGAATGGTAAGCCAAAAGTCGAACGCCTGACGGCCAAGCTAGTACGTACGTACAATACAATTACGCAATTCGCACAGTGATCGATCAGGCCGTGCAAAGCTCACGGGAGAAGCCGACGCGGCCGTTGGCGACGTCGAACAGCACGCGTTGGTTCTGCTGCTGCATGCTGGCCAGCACATTGAGCGCCGCGTTCACGCCGTCCGAGGGCCCCGCGGCCATCGCCAGGCACGCGACGCCGCCCGACGAGCTGTGGATCATCACGTTCTCCTCCGGCAGCGTCACGGCGACCGCCCCGGCGAACATGAACGTGACGGTAGGCACCGAGACGGTCACGTTGTAGCACGTGTCGAACCCGCCCAGCGGCGGGGCCACCGGCGTGCGCACCCTGCCCCGGAACGCGTCGCGCACGGCGGCGTACACCGGGGCGGCAAGCCGCGTGAACATTGTCCCGGCGTCGATGATGGTGCCGCTGCCCGTGACCGGGTTGAACGCGAGCGCGGATTGCGGGACTTGCACGACGTTGCTGCCGACGCGGATCCCGATCATGTTGACGTAGTAGAGTGAAGGGCGATGAGGGTTGTAGAGCAACGGCGTCGTCTTGATCCTCTTGGGTTGCCCGATGGGGCCGAGCTTTAGTGTGCCGGAGAAGTTAGACGACCTGTAGTTCGGGAGGCAGTAGGAGAACACGGAGCCGTACGTGTCCTTGGTCTGCGACAAGAAGGAGAGCGGCCCGCGGCCGAAGCCGATGAGCCCCTGCGGCGGCACGGAGTTGCCGCTGACGACACGGAGGCACCCGAAGGTGTACGACACGACGACGTTGTTCTCGAGGGCCAGCGAGTCCTGCCCGAGCACGGCCTGGAACGTGGACGCCGCGTAGGTGAGGTTGAACCCGCAGGAGGAGCCGACGCCCGCGGGGCAGGACGGGCTGGGCACCTGCGCGCACTGCGGCGAGCCGCAGGGCACGGTGCGGTACGTGGACGACTGCGTCGGGGAGaaggacggcgacgaggcggcgcagcCCGCGCAGGCGCTGCATGGCACCCACGCCGCGTCGTTGCTGGGGTCGATGGCCACGAGGAGCGTCTGCGCCGGCGTGCCGAGGCCCGCGCGGGCGATGTAGTTCGGGATGCTGAGGATCTGACGCCCCGGCGCGATCGGCACGGGTGGGTTTGCCCTGTTCTTGGGTTTGGGCTTGGCTCTGGTTGTCAGAGGCCCCGCCCCCGACGTGAGCATGCTGACGATGCGCGCcgtgtccgccgccgactgggcGGCTACGGACGCGGCCCACGCGCTGAGCGGCGCCCCGGCATTGGGCGTCACCGAGTGAGAACGTGCCAGCTGCAGCGTTGAGCTGCTCACTGCAGTTGTAGGAGTCAAGAATATGGACAAGAAGGCTAGGAGTGGTAATGCAAGGAGTGACATGATTGCTTTGCTTCTGGTGTGAGAAATTGAGGGCGTGTCAAGCTAGTGTGATGCGAGGAGCTGGCTTGGAGATGGTGGTGTATATATAGCAGTTCATACGGGAGTTCGTTCCTATGAGACGTGGATGGAATGAGATGATCCGTTCCTACCTATCCAATTTGATCCTTTAACTGTCAATCACAGTTCGTAAAATACTTTGTCACTGGGTGGTTAGAAAGAGAAATATCCACATCAATGCAAAACAGGTATGTTTTGAATATGATGTGCCCTTTTGTTATGCTTCAAGTTACTCCCTTACCATCATACATACACTCGGCAAAGAAAATGAAGCGAGGAGGAAAATTATACATCTgttgagatggattctaatcgaGGATATCCACTCGTTTATTATATGTTAACTAAATGAGTATaacaaattttagaaaatgataagatagattGATATGTTATCCCttcacaaatatataaatttaaattcgATTTCTATAAATTGTAATAAAAACAATAAACTTAAAGTAATTAGAgttcgattttttatttttgttacaacttgtagaaattaaatttaaaattgcaTGTCTGGGGTAACATATTGCATAAGTATCtatcttataaaatttttttaaccatttAACTAGTTGACATGTAATAAATAGTTGGATATTCACCTAGGTGACTTGCTAAAAGTATTTCGCCGTCCGTTTTCAATTGCATGTGCTCTAGAGATTAGGAGGAAGAGTTTGTCATGACAACCCGTGAACGATAATAGCTAGCCTAGAACAACAAAAATGGCCACGGCATGTCTGAATTTTAGAACTCATTTTTGAATTAATTTATTGTTTTCATTTGTTTCATGTAGGCTTAGCTTTTGTACAATAAAGGtagaattttaaaagttttatcctaaaattatttttcgttgtaTTGGGGTAAAACATATTGGCAAGTTGTACAGAGCTTAAAGAAAAGATAATTTTATCGGTTTTATAAATGTATCAGAAGATATCATATTTTATAGTCTAATATTTTGTAgatattaaaaattttagtataaCATCATAGTACCTTCATGTACTTTCTTGAGATCgtaaaatttcttttttttttcggaccGGTTGAAGGATTGGACCAATCAAATGTTATCAAGATTAAAGGAGGTAACAtttctctcaaaaaataatttccAACTTCGCCTACCCATACTCTGAAGGGAAATTGTTGCGATGCCTGTGGGTCCTTGGTGCATGTAGCCTTTGCATTGCATGCTATCTCGGTCAGCTCTCGAAGTCTCGATCCAGATCGCCTCTTCCAGATCATGTGGCTGCTGCGCAGTTGCCGCGTTTGCGGTGTACGAGTGTGACCTGCACAGACTGTACGTACTCCATGGTGTTGGTGGTTGGTATTGGGATAGTGGGATGATCGATGGGGGTTTGCGGGAGGCAGGAGCTAGTGCCCTAGTGCTGCATGCATGCGACGAGATGAGGAGCTCAAGGCATACTCACTCATCGATCGCGTTTGTGCTTGCTAGCTATGGATGCTGCTGTGTTCTGCTCAGGCAGAGCACATGGACGATCCATGCATTCATGCAATGGGATGTGCACTCCAACGATGACGGAATTATTCCACGCATCGAAGATACTTTGTCGGCGTATGAGTACCGGGCCCCGATAGACGTGAGAAATCTATCGTCCGCGATCGACCAGAGTCTCTATGTACAATCGGCGTGTCCGGGTGTGTTCGGAAtcaggaaaataaaaaaaaatggtcacGTACGTATACAAGTTGGAACCTACCGAAGAATAACAAACCTACTCCTACTCTTGGCCACTGTATAAAAGGTTCACAAATTATGTGGTGTTCTCGAGCTAAAGAAAAATAGAGATTTGGAGGAAGAGATGtccctccaaatattttttttaagaagaaattatgaATATGTTGGAGATTGAATAAAAAATCTTGAAGTTAAAACTATATACCATTTGCCACTatactatcaagtgcatcttaAGAGTTCTCAAGCTAGCTGACAAGCCTAGAGTTTTTGTTGATTCTACCGTCCAACCCTTTATATTGAGCTACAAAATAGGTTTTTACAACCTTTGGTTGCCCCATCTTTGAATATTGTGCACGATCATCAGTATATGAACTAATTAACTCGCCAATTTTACTGTAACAGCAAGACATCCTACGGGGCATCAAACGAGACCTGCTTGAAGTCTAGAACCAGGTAGCCAGACCACCAATAACGAAAGGTAGAGTCAAGAAGCAACCCAGCACAACATATGAATATTCGGTATGGTCGGTTAGGCCGAAGACTGAGTTCGAACTATCGGTTAAACTAACAGTCAATTCGAAAGCCGTTAAGATGGTGAATGATTAGCTTACAATAAATTAAAGAATTAACTGTTCTGAATAAAATacagatttatttgattttagatAAACTTATATAAAAGAAAATTGCACGACACATATTATTTtgcattttaaaaatattccCATCATAAGCTACTAGTCAGTAGCTAAAAAGAACTTTCAGTTGCGgggtagggatgcaagtggatAGTCCCACTACCCGCATAAAAAACCCTTTTATCTGCCCCGCTTGCATCCCTGCTGCGGGGGAGTACCCACCTTACCTAATACTCTTTATTTGCTCCTCGTGTAGAGCAGAGTAGTTTTTATTCTGTCAGAAAGAGAATTTATATTGCTAAAATGCCAAGTGCACtgcaatcgatcgatctgtaTACTAAGCCAATAATTAACGTTTCATCAATTTGTACAGTACAGCCCGGCCATGTATATAGATCGATCCATGAGAGATCTCAACTAATTCTAGAACAAAGCACTCCTTGCTGGCTCTGCTACATATATGCAAgcaccatgatttttttttctttttcagcatatATAATAAACCTGTATCCTTATTTGCTTCTATTGCTCTTGTTTCTATTTCTATGGTTGCTCGATCGCAGGGGATGTCCTGGTGGTGAGCGATGGCCTCATCTTGACGATCTGCTCGTCGTCGACGCCCATCCTCTTGGCTGACATGCCGGCCTCGAAGAAGCGCTTTACAGCGCCCCGCATGTACGCGATGCCTTCCCTGACGTTCATCCTGTCCCTGATCGTGTCCTGCAGGCTGCTCAGCTGGTGGTCCCCGTTGAGCACCGACGCCAGCTGAACCAGCTCCTGCTGGAACTCACTCAGCTTCGCCTCCTCGTTCGCCTCCGTCAGCCGTATCCTCATCGGCATTGGGAGTTGCTCTGCATTTTGCATCAAGGATAAAAAGGCAGTGCCAAGTGAACAACTTCTGAAGACTATTACTACATTACATACATTCGCAGTACGCAACTGAACATGGCCGTCTTACCTGGGCAATCCGTCCTTGGCTCAGTTCTGCCTTGCACGACACTCTCAAACGTTCCAGCCCAGGCGTCCCTTTTAGTCAGGAAATCCTGTGGCAGATCGAAGAGTTTCTTCACGGTCGCGGGGATGGACGAGTGCTCGTACTCCGACGTCGCGGTTGGGCTCCCGTTTGGCCCATGAACAACTGAAAAATATCAACACAACAATTGTCAGTTCAAAACACACTAATTAAGCAGGCACGCAGTCAAAGCTTAGTTAGGCACAGTAACAGCAAAAATAGTCGTTACTACTCATCACTGACCTGTACCCTTGTTGATCCAGGGGGAGATGACGATGGCTGGGACACGGACGCCGAGGCGATCAAAGGCGAAGTTATACGGCGGCGGGCCGACGATACCGTCGGGGCTGGGGACGCCGGTGACGGGGGTGGGGACATGGTCGTAGAAGCCGCCGTGCTCGTCGTAGGTGACGACCATGAGCGTCTGGTTCCACTGCGGGCTGGCGCGGAGCGTCTCGTACACCTCCTTGACGAGCATCTGGCCCTGGAAGACGTCGTGCGACGGGTGGTCGTCGTTGGCCGGGTGGGACTTGGAGTCCATGTAGTGCTGCTCCACCACGGCGTAGTTTGGGAGGGAGCCGCGGGCGGCGTGGTCGCGGAACGCGCCGTGGAACGGGTGGAACTTGGTCAGGTACTTGAGCTTCCGCAGGTTGCGGTAGAAGAGCACCGCCGGCACGTCCTGGTAGTAGACCCCGAACGACAGCCCGGCGTCGTGCACGTTGTCGAAGATTGTACGCTGCGGGTAGCCCCTCGCCAGCAGCCTGCACGACCAAAAACACACACGCCAACCAagtttttattagtttgatCGATCATCAAAAACCCAAGTGCCCGAATTGGGCCGAATCCATGTACCGGCCCAAACTGTTCTTTCTTCTCTTAAGTTCGTAGCCCATTAGGCACTACTAATCCGTAGCCCAgttcttaatttattttttttttcttgacacgGCATGAACTCGGTGGAATCCAGGAATCTTCTCGGTTTCTTACGACTCACCAGACCCCACGCACCGACACAATTCGTGGTTGGCGCTGTCACCGCAATACATTACTGTACCATtcacttgtttttttaaggGTTTCCGATCATGGGCCAGCAGGCCAGGTGTGTGTCTTGCCTCCTGACACGTATTTCTGATCCGATCCGGTTCTTGTCACTAAAATCTATTTCACTGTCAGGTGGGGCCATTCAAACTGTACCCATGGTTAGTAGCGAGACGATGAGCAGTGTCAGTCAGCCATGGATCGAAAGGGGACCACCATTCTCTCGACGTTGCGTGCCTCCTTTCCCTCGACTGCTTTCACATGGACGGTGGATCCAGCCATCGATGTCTTAGTGACTAATTTAATCCATGTTCACCGTAATGCGTTAACCTGATCGATGGTCTGGAGCACGCGACAGCAAAAGCGAAGGGCAAAAGCAGGGAATTAATCAACA
Proteins encoded in this window:
- the LOC127768012 gene encoding aspartyl protease AED3-like, which gives rise to MSLLALPLLAFLSIFLTPTTAVSSSTLQLARSHSVTPNAGAPLSAWAASVAAQSAADTARIVSMLTSGAGPLTTRAKPKPKNRANPPVPIAPGRQILSIPNYIARAGLGTPAQTLLVAIDPSNDAAWVPCSACAGCAASSPSFSPTQSSTYRTVPCGSPQCAQVPSPSCPAGVGSSCGFNLTYAASTFQAVLGQDSLALENNVVVSYTFGCLRVVSGNSVPPQGLIGFGRGPLSFLSQTKDTYGSVFSYCLPNYRSSNFSGTLKLGPIGQPKRIKTTPLLYNPHRPSLYYVNMIGIRVGSNVVQVPQSALAFNPVTGSGTIIDAGTMFTRLAAPVYAAVRDAFRGRVRTPVAPPLGGFDTCYNVTVSVPTVTFMFAGAVAVTLPEENVMIHSSSGGVACLAMAAGPSDGVNAALNVLASMQQQNQRVLFDVANGRVGFSRELCTA
- the LOC127759505 gene encoding non-specific phospholipase C2-like, with the translated sequence MAVRRRRPGPVAAAVLLLLAVATQAAASPIKTVVVVVMENRSFDHMLGWMKRLNPEIDGVTGGEWNPTNASDPSSGRVYFGEGAEYVDPDPGHSFQEIRQQIFGSDDASGPARMDGFVQQARSLGDNMTAAVMNGFSPDSVAVYRELVGEFAVFDRWFASVPSSTQPNRLFVHSATSGGATSNNPELLARGYPQRTIFDNVHDAGLSFGVYYQDVPAVLFYRNLRKLKYLTKFHPFHGAFRDHAARGSLPNYAVVEQHYMDSKSHPANDDHPSHDVFQGQMLVKEVYETLRASPQWNQTLMVVTYDEHGGFYDHVPTPVTGVPSPDGIVGPPPYNFAFDRLGVRVPAIVISPWINKGTVVHGPNGSPTATSEYEHSSIPATVKKLFDLPQDFLTKRDAWAGTFESVVQGRTEPRTDCPEQLPMPMRIRLTEANEEAKLSEFQQELVQLASVLNGDHQLSSLQDTIRDRMNVREGIAYMRGAVKRFFEAGMSAKRMGVDDEQIVKMRPSLTTRTSPAIEQP